The following coding sequences are from one Sesamum indicum cultivar Zhongzhi No. 13 linkage group LG11, S_indicum_v1.0, whole genome shotgun sequence window:
- the LOC105173205 gene encoding glyoxylate/hydroxypyruvate reductase HPR3: MAEHQPFKVHQPPEIIVLGPPSVFKVYDKQFSSRFRVLRPWESPLSLPQFLAAGAQNTQAALISGGFRFTSSVLHHLPSIRLVVTTSAGINHIDLVECRRRGIAVANAASIFSADVADLAVGLLLDVLRRISAGNRFVKSGLWPVQGAYPLGFKLGGKKVGIVGLGSIGLYVAKRLEAFGCAISYSSRKEKPSVSYAFYPDICKLAANSDILVICCALTEQTHHMINREVLLALGKEGVLVNIARGAVVDEKELVSCLQNGEISGAGLDVFENEPSVPKELYELDNVVLSPHFAVFTEESMWDLYELMCGNLEAFFSNKPLLSLIPEE, encoded by the exons ATGGCTGAACATCAGCCATTCAAGGTTCATCAGCCGCCGGAAATCATAGTCCTCGGCCCACCGTCCGTCTTCAAAGTATACGACAAACAATTCTCTTCAAGATTCCGAGTTTTACGGCCATGGGAGTCGCCGCTCTCCCTGCCTCAATTCCTCGCCGCCGGGGCCCAGAACACGCAGGCGGCCCTCATCTCCGGTGGCTTCCGATTCACTTCGTCTGTGCTCCACCATCTCCCCTCAATACGCCTGGTGGTCACCACGAGTGCGGGCATCAACCACATAGACCTCGTCGAGTGCCGCCGCCGCGGTATCGCCGTCGCTAATGCTGCCAGTATCTTCTCCGCTGATGTAGCTGACCTCGCGGTGGGGCTCCTCCTTGATGTCTTGCGGAGAATCAGCGCCGGCAATCGGTTTGTGAAAAGTGGGCTTTGGCCTGTGCAGGGAGCCTACCCTCTTGGCTTCAag TTGGGAGGCAAGAAAGTAGGAATTGTGGGACTAGGAAGCATCGGCCTTTATGTAGCAAAGAGGCTTGAAGCATTCGGCTGTGCAATATCATATAGTTCAAGGAAGGAAAAGCCATCTGTTTCATATGCATTTTACCCCGATATCTGCAAATTAGCAGCTAACTCTGATATACTCGTGATCTGTTGTGCGTTAACTGAACAAACTCATCATATGATCAACCGGGAGGTTCTCTTGGCTCTTGGAAAGGAAGGGGTACTTGTTAATATTGCGCGTGGGGCTGTGGTAGATGAAAAGGAACTGGTTTCTTGTTTGCAGAACGGAGAGATTAGCGGTGCTGGGCTGGACGTGTTTGAAAATGAACCTAGCGTCCCTAAAGAGCTTTATGAACTCGACAATGTGGTTTTGTCGCCACACTTTGCTGTCTTCACAGAGGAATCAATGTGGGATTTGTATGAACTTATGTGTGGGAATTTGGAGGCCTTCTTCTCGAATAAACCTTTGCTTTCTCTTATTCCGGAGGAGTAG
- the LOC105173206 gene encoding UTP:RNA uridylyltransferase 1, whose product MDGGGGDVQPSGNGGEFLLRLLRKPPVSHTPFHSQPPSANISYDPAVAAVGPTIPAFSWNYDSSPPFAPHNFFPQNPNLNPNCASHQFTLQSSVISVCDGTRNSGIFTENSGPGVVHQPELNLIFRSANDAGNALHESVGQRSKSWNAFMGDDFGKHRRLNGFQMNSNAINGNGRGNSCMSSAYEQERNSNSDARRKLGQSGIYRAVAPPPGFSTKIMNVGTADHNATTGNNFGDLHKKSSRLSNQLDSPGPPPGGSPQSVSAFDTEESMLKLRGEDGDSAKELRHGGQDKISGDGVRNELDDKEDQLVGSLQLEVEVDEKNDKKKHHRDKDYRSDNRGQWILGQRMRNLKRQTPCRSDIDRFHGPFLEVFESLMPSEEEKVKQKQLLTVLEKLVTKEWPDARLYLYGSCANSFGFPKSDIDVCLLIEDGNIDKREILLKLADMLQLDNLQNVQALVHARVPIVKLMDPITGISCDICVNNLLAVVNTKLLRDYAQIDVRLRQLAFIVKHWAKSRGVNETFQGTLSSYAYVLMCIHFLQQRRPAVLPCLQRMRATYFATLENVECSYFDQVEKLRNFGARNGEGVAHLVWAFFHYWAYCHDYTNDVISVRTGSTLSKRAKDWTRRVGNDRHLICIEDPFEVSHDLGRVVDKYSIRVLREEFERAAEIMQNDPNPFLTLFEPYIPN is encoded by the exons ATGGATGGCGGAGGAGGCGACGTGCAGCCGTCGGGGAACGGCGGGGAGTTCCTTCTCCGTCTCCTCCGGAAACCTCCCGTTTCCCACACTCCGTTTCATTCGCAGCCACCCTCGGCAAACATCTCCTATGACCCCGCCGTCGCGGCGGTGGGGCCCACGATCCCCGCTTTCTCGTGGAACTACGATTCTTCTCCGCCTTTTGCTCCGCACAATTTCTTCCCGCAAAACCCTAATTTAAACCCTAATTGCGCTTCGCATCAGTTTACTCTTCAGTCTAGTGTCATCTCAGTTTGTGATGGTACGAGGAATTCAGGAATTTTTACGGAAAATTCCGGTCCAGGTGTAGTTCATCAGCCGGAGTTAAATCTCATATTTAGGTCTGCTAATGATGCTGGGAATGCGTTGCATGAGAGCGTGGGTCAAAGGAGTAAAAGTTGGAATGCATTTATGGGGGATGATTTTGGGAAGCATAGAAGATTGAATGGTTTTCAGATGAATTCGAATGCAATCAATGGGAACGGACGTGGAAACTCTTGTATGTCTAGCGCCTACGAGCAAGAAAGGAATTCTAATAGTGATGCCAGGCGAAAGCTAGGGCAAAGTGGGATTTACAGGGCAGTTGCTCCACCACCAGGGTTTTCGACTAAGATAATGAATGTGGGGACAGCAGATCATAATGCAACTACGGGTAATAATTTTGGTGATCTGCACAAGAAAAGTAGTAGATTGAGTAATCAGCTTGATTCCCCTGGTCCCCCACCTGGAGGTAGTCCTCAATCTGTTTCAGCCTTTGACACTGAGGAGTCCATGCTAAAGCTTCGTGGTGAGGATGGTGATAGTGCCAAAGAATTGAGACATGGTGGTCAGGATAAGATTAGTGGAGATGGAGTGCGCAATGAGTTGGATGATAAAGAGGATCAGCTTGTTGGTTCTCTACAACTTGAAGTTGAAGTTGATGAGaagaatgataaaaagaagCATCATCGTGACAAG GATTATAGATCTGATAACAGAGGACAGTGGATACTGGGTCAGCGGATGAGAAACCTCAAAAGGCAGACGCCATGTCGAAGTGACATAGACAGGTTTCATGGTCCATTTCTAGAAGTTTTTGAGTCGTTAATGCCatctgaagaagaaaaggtcAAGCAAAAACAACTTTTGACAGTACTGGAGAAGCTTGTTACCAAAGAATGGCCCGACGCTAGATTGTATCTTTATGGATCATGTGCCAACTCATTTGGCTTTCCGAAAAGTGACATTGATGTATGCCTTTTAATTGAAGATGGAAATATTGACAAGCGCGAGATCTTACTAAAGTTAGCTGATATGTTGCAGCTGGATAATCTCCAGAATGTGCAG GCTCTTGTCCATGCTAGAGTTCCTATAGTTAAGCTCATGGATCCAATCACTGGTATTTCCTGTGACATCTGTGTCAACAATTTACTGGCTGTCGTAAACACAAAGTTACTTCGAGATTATGCACAGATAGATGTTAGACTCAGGCAGTTGGCATTCATCGTGAAACACTGGGCTAAATCACGAGGAGTCAATGAAACTTTCCAAGGAACTCTCTCAAGCTATGC GTACGTATTAATGTGCATTCATTTCTTACAACAGCGTAGGCCTGCCGTTCTTCCATGCTTGCAG AGAATGAGGGCTACTTATTTTGCAACTCTGGAAAATGTTGAATGTTCTTATTTTGATCAAGTGGAAAAGCTGCGGAATTTTGGGGCCCGAAATGGGGAAGGTGTGGCGCACTTGGTCTGGGCCTTCTTCCATTATTGGGCCTATTGTCATGATTATACAAATGATGTAATATCCGTTCGCACGGGCAGTACATTAAG CAAGAGAGCTAAAGACTGGACTAGGAGGGTGGGAAACGACCGTCATCTGATATGCATTGAGGATCCATTTGAGGTATCTCATGATCTTGGCAGAGTTGTGGACAAATATAGTATAAGAGTCCTACGTGAAGAGTTCGAACGTGCTGCAGAAATCATGCAAAACGACCCTAATCCTTTTCTCACTCTATTCGAGCCGTATATACCAAATTAG